The following coding sequences are from one Neurospora crassa OR74A linkage group I, whole genome shotgun sequence window:
- a CDS encoding aquaporin, translated as MGAHTPVVSSAAVFEIDKSPPLSQQTTFLLSPPSEKKAGLHPVSVSITAIPPPTPTTKYALSHTHSHQSSTLTAVGRGSSRGIMAPFAKMSQPMRTHLVFGIGEFVGTFMFLFFAFAGTQVANTAPANAAKLPSTSNLLYIAFAFGFSLMVNVWAFFRVTGGAFNPAVTLALVLVGGFPAVRAVIVIVAQILGATAAAGLVQVIFPGPLAVETTLGGGATVAQGFFIELFLTCELVFVILMMAVEKHQGTFVAPVAIGLALFLSELVGVYFTGGSLNPVRSLGPAIVNRHFPGYHWIYWLGPVLGALLACGFFKLLQALRYDDINSGADDDGRGDLEGARHAHQDGLKHTPTNLTQPLANGEAAALHNQPAQVPREEL; from the exons ATGGGTGCCCACACTCCAGTCGTCTCCTCGGCCGCCGTGTTCGAGATAGATAAAAGCCCTCCTCTCTCGCAGCAGACCACATTCCTGCTGTCACCACCATCAGAGAAGAAAGCTGGCCTACATCCTGTCTCAGTCTCCATTACCGCTATCCCACCGcccactcccaccaccaaGTACGCCCTTTCCCATACCCACTCTCATCAGTCGAGTACTTTGACGGCCGTTGGAAGAGGCTCCTCCAGAGGCATCATGGCCCCCTTTGCCAAAATGTCGCAGCCCATGCGCACCCATCTTGTCTTTGGAATAGGCGAGTTTGTCGGAACCTTcatgttcttgttctttgcCTTTGCTGGGACACAGGTGGCCAACACGGCTCCGGCCAATGCCGCAAAACTACCCTCGACGAGCAACCTGCTGTACATTGCCTTCGCTTTTGGCTTCAGTCTGATGGTGAACGTTTGGGCCTTTTTCAGGGTTACCGGCGGTGCTTTTAACCCTGCT GTTACGCTCGCACTTGTCCTCGTTGGTGGTTTCCCCGCCGTTCGTGCTGTCATTGTCATCGTTGCTCAGATCCTGGGTGCCACTGCGGCTGCTGGGTTGGTTCAAGTGATTTTCCCCGGTCCGTTGGCTGTGGAAACTACTCTGGGAGGCGGAGCGACTGTTGCCCAGGGCTTCTTCATCGAGCTATTCTTGACGTGCGAGTTGGTCTTTGTCATTTTGATGATGGCCGTCGAGAAACACCAGGGAACGTTTGTTGCTCCAGTAGCCATTGGCCTGGCTTTGTTCCTGTCTGAGTTAGTCG GCGTCTATTTTACCGGCGGCAGTCTCAACCCTGTCCGCTCCCTCGGCCCGGCCATTGTCAACCGCCACTTCCCTGGATACCACTGGATCTACTGGCTGGGTCCCGTGCTCGGTGCTCTCCTGGCTTGCGGGTTTTTCAAGCTGTTGCAGGCCCTCCGGTACGACGATATCAACTCGGGTGCGGACGACGACGGTCGTGGAGACCTCGAGGGTGCCCGTCACGCGCATCAAGATGGATTGAAACACACTCCTACCAACCTTACGCAACCCCTCGCTAATGGCGAGGCGGCTGCACTCCACAACCAGCCGGCGCAGGTACCGAGGGAGGAGTTGTGA
- the gh3-2 gene encoding beta-glucosidase 1: protein MAAHDPSKQGLLGSTSTEHHVDYSSDSDDNVNINTTPKRPAHRQKQQRTRRTQPTNPTLPTFQPLPTRKSWLARRSRYCLIFAAFGLILFVILLVGGGLGYKAALQEPPYGLSPPWYPSPKGGIAGTWYESYQKAAKLVSKMTLAEKVNITTGVGWQMGLAVGTTAPAVLVGFPALQLQDGPLGIRNADNITAFPAGITVGATWNRQLMYARGKAHAIEARAKGVNAILGPCVGPLGRMPAGGRNWEGFGSDPYLQGVAGAETIKGIQSEGVMATVKHFIANEQEHFRQPWEWGLPNAISSNVDDRTLHELYAWPFGDAVKAGVASVMCSYNMVNNSYACGNSKLLNGILKDELGFQGFVMSDWLAQRAGVSTALAGLDMTMPGDGLRWANGKSLWGKELSKAVLNGSVPVERMDDMATRVVAAWYQMGQDNEEKWPRDKGPNFSSWTNEQMGVVSPGSPTEQETVVVNQFVDVQANHSVIARQVAAEGTVLLKNEGPVLPLSRAGLRKRQDANDTSDRVKIGIFGEDAGPIPGGPNSCPDRGCNQGTLGSGWGSGAVEFPYLVTPVEALRKQFDSSEVELHEHLSNQLPFSLSEKAVIDDLDLCLVFVNADAGEGFKAWENVRGDRPDLFLQKNGDALIQEVAARCGGGFSDVVVVIHAVGPVVMERWIDLPQIKAVVFANLPGEESGNALVDVLFGHVNPSGHLPFTIGKSLEDYGPGGQVLYLPNGVVPQQNFSEGLYVDYRWFDKKGITPRFEFGYGLSYTPFELGNATVKTMRPKSALPFPRLDDLVEPPTYSTDIPPVEEVLWPKGDKEVRKLDKYIYPYLSAEEAHNAVASRNGGKKYPYPDGYDTPAPLSQAGGDEGGNPELWAVYAKVTVDVRNTGKAAGAVVPQLYLSYPDVPKESANGPGQVDFPVKVLRGFDKVYLEAGKSAKVEFNLTRRDLSYWDVEVQNWVMIMEGEYTFHVGQSSRDLPVSVTW, encoded by the coding sequence ATGGCTGCTCACGATCCCAGCAAGCAAGGGCTCCTCGGCTCCACGTCCACCGAGCATCACGTCGATTACTCGTCCGACTCCGACGACAacgtcaacatcaacaccacccccAAACGTCCCGCCCACAGACAGAAACAACAGCGAACACGACGCACCCAGCCCACCAACCCAACACTACCAACCTTTCAACCACTACCCACCCGCAAATCATGGCTAGCGAGACGCAGCAGGTACTGCCTCATCTTCGCCGCCTTTGGgctcatcctcttcgtcatcctcctcgtcggggGAGGTCTAGGATACAAGGCTGCTCTCCAAGAACCTCCCTACGGCCTCTCACCACCATGGTATCCTTCTCCAAAGGGTGGCATAGCCGGCACCTGGTATGAGTCCTACCAAAAGGCTGCCAAACTGGTGTCCAAAATGACCCTGGCCGAGAaagtcaacatcaccaccggcGTCGGCTGGCAAATGGGTCTGGCAGTCGGCACCACCGCCCCTGCTGTGCTCGTCGGCTTCCCTGCTTTACAACTACAGGATGGACCGCTGGGTATCCGAAATGCAGACAACATTACTGCTTTCCCAGCCGGAATCACCGTCGGCGCGACCTGGAATCGTCAACTGATGTACGCTCGCGGTAAAGCGCACGCCATTGAGGCCCGTGCCAAGGGGGTAAACGCCATTCTCGGCCCCTGCGTCGGCCCTCTTGGTCGTATGCCCGCCGGCGGTCGCAACTGGGAGGGTTTTGGCTCGGATCCCTACCTGCAGGGCGTCGCTGGTGCGGAAACGATCAAAGGCATCCAGTCCGAGGGCGTCATGGCGACCGTCAAGCATTTCATTGCCAACGAGCAGGAACACTTTCGCCAGCCGTGGGAGTGGGGATTGCCAAATGCTATTTCCTCCAACGTGGACGACAGGACATTGCACGAGTTGTATGCCTGGCCTTTTGGCGATGCGGTCAAGGCGGGCGTGGCCAGCGTCATGTGCTCGTACAACATGGTCAACAACAGTTATGCGTGTGGGAACAGCAAATTGCTGAATGGCATCCTCAAGGACGAGCTGGGCTTCCAGGGGTTTGTCATGAGTGATTGGCTGGCGCAAAGGGCAGGAGTCAGTACGGCGTTGGCGGGATTGGATATGACGATGCCGGGTGATGGACTCAGGTGGGCGAATGGCAAAAGTCTGTGGGGCAAGGAGTTGAGCAAGGCGGTGCTGAATGGGAGTGTACCGGTGGAGAGGATGGATGATATGGCTACGAGAGTGGTGGCGGCTTGGTATCAGATGGGCCAGGATAATGAGGAAAAGTGGCCAAGGGATAAGGGGCCGAACTTTTCGAGCTGGACGAACGAACAGATGGGGGTGGTTAGCCCGGGGAGCCCGACGGAGCaggagacggtggtggtgaatcAGTTTGTGGATGTGCAAGCGAATCACTCGGTTATTGCGAGGCAGGTGGCGGCTGAGGGAACGGTGCTGTTGAAGAACGAGGGCCCGGTCTTACCACTCAGCCGAGCGGGACTTCGCAAACGCCAGGACGCCAACGACACCTCCGACAGGGTCAAAATCGGCATCTTTGGCGAAGACGCCGGTCCCATCCCCGGGGGCCCCAACTCGTGCCCAGACCGCGGCTGCAACCAGGGCACTTTGGGATCCGGCTGGGGTTCAGGGGCTGTGGAATTCCCATACCTGGTCACACCTGTCGAAGCTCTCCGCAAGCAGTTCGATTCGTCAGAGGTTGAGCTGCACGAGCATCTTTCCAACCAACTTCCTTTTTCACTCTCTGAGAAGGCCGTGATCGATGACCTTGACCTTTgcctcgtcttcgtcaaTGCCGATGCCGGCGAGGGCTTCAAGGCGTGGGAAAACGTCCGTGGTGATCGACCTGATCTCTTCCTACAGAAGAACGGCGATGCTTTGATCCAGGAAGTAGCAGCTAGGTGCGGCGGCGGGTTTAGCGATGTCGTGGTCGTCATCCATGCCGTCGGCCCGGTAGTGATGGAGCGCTGGATCGATCTCCCCCAGATCAAAGCCGTTGTGTTCGCTAACCTTCCCGGTGAGGAGTCCGGAAACGCTTTGGTGGACGTGCTGTTCGGCCATGTCAATCCCTCCGGCCATCTTCCCTTTACTATCGGCAAATCGTTAGAAGACTATGGACCCGGCGGACAGGTCCTCTACCTCCCCAACGGCGTCGTCCCGCAGCAGAATTTCAGCGAAGGGCTGTACGTCGACTACCGATGGTTCGACAAGAAGGGCATCACCCCCCGCTTCGAATTCGGCTACGGCCTGAGTTACACCCCTTTTGAACTCGGTAACGCCACCGTCAAGACTATGCGGCCCAAATCCGccctcccttttcctcgtcTTGATGACCTTGTGGAACCGCCCACCTACTCGACCGACATCCCTCCGGTCGAAGAGGTTCTCTGGCCTAAAGGCGACAAGGAGGTCAGGAAGTTGGACAAGTACATCTACCCTTATCTCTCTGCGGAAGAAGCACACAACGCTGTGGCGTCCAGAAATGGAGGGAAGAAGTATCCTTATCCTGATGGCTACGACACCCCCGCACCCTTGAGTCAAGCAGGCGGTGACGAGGGTGGGAACCCCGAGCTCTGGGCGGTTTATGCCAAGGTGACAGTGGACGTGCGGAATACGGGCAAGGCAGCGGGTGCTGTGGTGCCACAGCTGTATCTCTCTTATCCTGATGTTCCGAAGGAATCTGCAAATGGACCGGGCCAGGTAGACTTCCCCGTCAAGGTACTAAGGGGGTTCGACAAAGTCTACTTGGAGGCGGGCAAGTCGGCAAAGGTGGAGTTTAACTTGACGAGAAGGGATCTGAGTTATTGGGACGTTGAAGTGCAGAATTGGGTGATGATTATGGAGGGGGAGTATACTTTCCATGTGGGACAGAGTAGTAGGGATTTGCCGGTGTCTGTTACATGGTGA